From Acidimicrobiales bacterium, one genomic window encodes:
- a CDS encoding DUF2505 domain-containing protein: MRFRVEQRFDGPPDVVEAALLDPAFVSELSRLPGLGAPEVLSHEVDGDVVRRRVRYRFTGDLAPAVTAVVDPDRLTWVEDTSYDLRSHRGDHRVRPDHYGGRLKASYTTRVEPDSDGTRRLTEGEVTVRFPLVGGRVEKAIVSGLAEHARLEADALSEWLRNPNRG; this comes from the coding sequence GTGCGGTTCCGGGTCGAGCAGCGCTTCGACGGCCCGCCCGACGTGGTGGAGGCCGCCCTGCTCGACCCCGCCTTCGTCTCCGAGCTCTCCCGGCTGCCCGGGCTGGGGGCGCCGGAGGTGCTGTCGCACGAGGTCGACGGCGACGTGGTGCGCCGGCGGGTCCGCTACCGCTTCACCGGCGACCTCGCCCCGGCGGTCACCGCCGTGGTCGACCCCGACCGCCTCACGTGGGTGGAGGACACCTCCTACGACCTGCGCTCGCACCGGGGGGACCACCGGGTCCGCCCCGACCACTACGGGGGGCGCCTGAAGGCGTCCTACACCACCCGGGTGGAGCCGGACAGCGACGGCACCCGGCGGCTCACCGAGGGCGAGGTGACCGTCCGCTTCCCGTTGGTCGGCGGCCGGGTGGAGAAGGCGATCGTGTCGGGCCTGGCCGAGCATGCGCGCCTCGAGGCCGACGCGCTGTCGGAATGGCTGCGAAATCCAAACAGGGGTTGA
- a CDS encoding ATP-dependent DNA helicase UvrD2: MALLEGLDPAQLRAVVSEAQPLCVLAPAGSGKTRVLTRRIAHRVATGQADAARVLTLTFTRKAAGELRGRLGSLGVREPIAAGTFHAVAYAQLRRRWADRGERPPVLLERKARLLAPLLPRARTGAAARATVQPGDLAAEIEWAKARLVPPSRYEAEVEAAGRRPPVPPATMAVLYERYENEKRRKGLVDFDDLLMLCALALEQDREFAAAQRWRFRHLFVDEFQDVNPVQFRLLQGWLGDRSDLCVVGDPDQAIYSWNGADPTLLTGFERRFPGAEVVRLDRNYRSTAQIVAVGRAVLGGGGGDGGHDVTAVRGDGALPAVRPYDTDADEARGVARALRRAHRPGVPWSHLAVLARTNAQLVLFEERLRAAGIPCRLGGGALLLRLPEVQAALEHLRSLPPTTPFVSRLADVEAAAAEGGAEERRANLEAVVRMGHDYAAVDAAATVDGFVAWLAAGDRGDGADGGRPTDAVELATFHRAKGLEWPVVFVTGLEKGLVPIGHATTPAAESEERRLLHVALTRAVDEVHVSWAERRTFGSSSVARSPSPLLGAIEDAVAAMAAGGTPGEWRERLAAERARLRALPGPGPGRHRPGAGADPAVWEALTTWRAQAAQASGVPAHVIFHDATLAAVAEARPRNRAELLALPGLGPVKAQRYGDTLLAVLAACGS, encoded by the coding sequence ATGGCGTTGCTCGAGGGGCTCGACCCCGCTCAGCTCCGGGCGGTGGTGTCGGAGGCGCAACCGCTGTGCGTCCTGGCGCCGGCCGGCTCCGGCAAGACGCGGGTGCTCACCCGCCGCATCGCCCACCGCGTCGCCACCGGGCAGGCCGACGCCGCCCGCGTGCTCACCTTGACCTTCACCCGCAAGGCGGCGGGCGAGCTGCGGGGCCGCCTGGGGTCGCTCGGGGTGCGCGAGCCCATCGCCGCCGGCACGTTCCACGCCGTGGCCTACGCCCAGCTGCGGCGGCGATGGGCCGACCGGGGCGAGCGCCCGCCGGTGCTGCTCGAGCGCAAGGCCCGCCTGCTGGCGCCGCTGCTCCCCCGCGCCCGGACCGGCGCGGCGGCCAGGGCGACCGTCCAGCCCGGCGACCTGGCCGCCGAGATCGAGTGGGCCAAGGCCCGCCTCGTCCCCCCGTCGCGGTACGAGGCCGAGGTGGAGGCCGCCGGCCGGCGCCCCCCGGTCCCGCCGGCCACCATGGCGGTCCTCTACGAGCGCTACGAGAACGAGAAGCGCCGCAAGGGCCTGGTCGACTTCGACGACCTGCTGATGCTGTGCGCCCTGGCCCTGGAGCAGGACCGGGAGTTCGCGGCGGCCCAGCGCTGGCGGTTCCGCCACCTGTTCGTGGACGAGTTCCAGGACGTGAACCCGGTGCAGTTCCGCCTCCTCCAGGGCTGGCTGGGCGACCGCAGCGACCTGTGCGTGGTGGGCGACCCCGACCAGGCCATCTACTCCTGGAACGGCGCCGACCCCACGCTGCTCACCGGCTTCGAGCGCCGCTTCCCGGGCGCCGAGGTGGTGCGGCTGGACCGCAACTACCGCTCCACGGCGCAGATCGTGGCCGTGGGCCGGGCCGTGCTGGGCGGCGGCGGTGGCGACGGCGGGCACGACGTCACCGCCGTGCGGGGCGACGGGGCCCTGCCGGCGGTGCGACCGTACGACACCGACGCCGACGAGGCCCGCGGCGTGGCCCGGGCCCTGCGTCGGGCCCACCGGCCCGGCGTGCCGTGGTCCCACCTGGCCGTCCTGGCCCGCACCAACGCCCAGCTGGTGCTGTTCGAGGAGCGCCTCCGGGCCGCCGGCATCCCGTGCCGCCTGGGCGGCGGGGCGCTGCTGCTCCGCCTGCCCGAGGTGCAGGCGGCCCTCGAGCACCTGCGGTCGCTCCCCCCCACCACGCCGTTCGTCTCCCGCCTGGCCGACGTCGAGGCGGCGGCCGCCGAGGGCGGCGCCGAGGAGCGCCGGGCCAACCTGGAGGCCGTCGTCCGCATGGGCCACGACTACGCGGCGGTCGACGCCGCCGCCACCGTCGACGGGTTCGTCGCCTGGCTGGCGGCCGGCGACCGGGGCGACGGCGCCGACGGCGGGCGGCCCACCGACGCCGTCGAGCTGGCGACCTTCCACCGGGCCAAGGGCCTCGAGTGGCCGGTGGTGTTCGTCACCGGCCTGGAGAAGGGGCTGGTCCCCATCGGCCACGCCACCACCCCGGCGGCGGAGTCGGAGGAGCGGCGGCTGCTGCACGTCGCCCTCACCCGGGCGGTCGACGAGGTCCACGTGAGCTGGGCCGAGCGGCGCACGTTCGGCTCGTCGTCGGTCGCCCGAAGCCCGTCGCCCCTGCTGGGCGCCATCGAGGACGCGGTGGCGGCCATGGCCGCCGGCGGCACGCCCGGGGAGTGGCGCGAGCGCCTCGCCGCCGAGCGGGCCAGGCTGCGCGCCCTGCCCGGCCCCGGCCCCGGCCGCCACCGCCCCGGCGCCGGCGCCGACCCGGCCGTGTGGGAGGCGCTCACCACGTGGCGGGCGCAGGCGGCGCAGGCCTCGGGCGTGCCCGCCCACGTCATCTTCCACGACGCCACCCTGGCCGCGGTGGCCGAGGCCCGCCCGCGCAACCGGGCCGAGTTGCTGGCGCTCCCGGGCCTCGGGCCGGTGAAGGCCCAGCGCTACGGCGACACCCTGCTCGCCGTGCTGGCGGCCTGCGGCTCGTAG
- a CDS encoding alpha/beta hydrolase: MLQAFADGRLFGSSFGSGRPAVLALHGWGRSSADFRATLDGLDAVALDLPGFGATPEPPEAWGAAEYAAAVAPVLDEMAMPAVVLGHSFGGRVAVHLAAAHPDRVGGLVLTGVPLVRRPDAPGRRPAPAFRVGRALHRRGLLSDGRMEALRRRYGSADYRAAGGVMRSVHVRAVNETYDDVLPRVACPVELVWGDDDADVPVAVAEAASRLLGDATLHLVPGAGHHTPLTAPAALREAVARRLAAPA, from the coding sequence GTGCTCCAGGCCTTCGCCGACGGGCGGCTGTTCGGTTCCTCCTTCGGGTCGGGCCGCCCGGCCGTGCTGGCGCTTCACGGGTGGGGGCGGTCGTCAGCCGACTTCCGCGCCACCCTCGACGGCCTCGACGCGGTGGCCCTCGACCTGCCCGGCTTCGGCGCCACGCCCGAACCGCCCGAGGCGTGGGGGGCGGCCGAGTACGCGGCGGCGGTGGCACCCGTGCTGGACGAGATGGCGATGCCCGCCGTCGTGCTCGGCCACTCCTTCGGCGGCCGGGTGGCCGTCCACTTGGCGGCGGCGCACCCCGACCGGGTCGGCGGGCTGGTGCTGACCGGCGTCCCCCTCGTCCGCCGGCCCGACGCGCCCGGGCGCCGGCCGGCGCCGGCGTTCCGGGTCGGCAGGGCGCTCCACCGGCGGGGCCTGCTCTCCGACGGGCGCATGGAGGCGCTCCGCCGGCGCTACGGCTCGGCCGACTACCGGGCGGCCGGCGGCGTGATGCGCTCGGTCCACGTGCGCGCCGTCAACGAGACCTACGACGACGTGCTTCCCCGCGTCGCCTGCCCCGTCGAGCTGGTGTGGGGCGACGACGACGCCGACGTCCCGGTGGCCGTGGCCGAGGCGGCGAGCCGGCTCCTGGGCGACGCCACCCTGCACCTCGTGCCCGGGGCCGGCCACCACACGCCCCTCACCGCGCCGGCGGCCCTGCGCGAGGCCGTCGCCCGCCGCCTGGCCGCGCCGGCATGA
- a CDS encoding Mur ligase family protein, whose protein sequence is MSVLAVVAGLVAGAVAGLRWLRVAQREHYLPGSVSRFAVRWWSLGANRVLAVAVALGVVLSVGSPLSAVVAAGAVAAGPFGLSLRGRTAKLAWTRRLKTLAAVWATAQGCVVAVGVVTGDGPTVAVLAAALTPVLVDVALAVTAPLERKLVEPFVRDAAARLAKVGPTVVAITGSYGKTTTKGYVAHLVAGSRSVVATPASFNNRAGLARAVNENLTPGTEVFVAEMGTYGRGEIAELCRWCPPDVAVITAIGPVHLERMGSEENITAAKAEILERARVAVLNVDSPHLAELAAGRTAAGRKVVRCSGASPDADVAVVDGEVRVGGRMVGTSGGGHPTNVACAVAAALEVGVAEDDLAARLGGLPTAQHRLTVSTTASGATVIDDTYNANPAGAARALEALARHGAPGKLRVVVTPGMVELGGRQHEENARFAEAAAEAATHLLVVGHTNRRALLEGAAGRGARVVPVETREQAVAWVRDHVGEGDAVLYENDLPDHFP, encoded by the coding sequence ATGAGCGTGCTCGCGGTGGTCGCCGGCCTGGTGGCCGGCGCCGTGGCCGGCCTGCGCTGGCTGCGGGTGGCGCAGCGCGAGCACTACCTGCCCGGGTCGGTCTCCCGCTTCGCCGTCCGCTGGTGGTCGCTCGGGGCGAACCGCGTGCTCGCGGTGGCCGTCGCCCTCGGGGTGGTGCTGTCGGTCGGCTCGCCGCTGTCGGCCGTGGTCGCCGCCGGCGCGGTGGCGGCCGGGCCGTTCGGGCTCTCGCTCCGGGGGCGCACGGCCAAGCTGGCGTGGACGCGCCGGCTCAAGACGCTGGCCGCCGTCTGGGCCACCGCCCAGGGCTGCGTCGTCGCCGTCGGCGTGGTCACGGGTGACGGGCCGACGGTGGCGGTGCTGGCCGCCGCGCTCACCCCGGTGCTGGTCGACGTCGCCCTCGCGGTGACCGCCCCCCTCGAGCGCAAGCTGGTGGAGCCGTTCGTGCGCGACGCCGCCGCCCGCCTGGCCAAGGTGGGGCCCACCGTCGTCGCCATCACCGGCTCCTACGGAAAGACCACGACCAAGGGCTACGTGGCCCATCTGGTCGCCGGCAGCCGGTCGGTGGTCGCCACCCCGGCCAGCTTCAACAACCGGGCCGGGCTGGCCCGGGCCGTGAACGAGAACCTGACGCCGGGGACGGAGGTCTTCGTGGCCGAGATGGGCACCTACGGCCGGGGCGAGATCGCCGAGCTGTGCCGGTGGTGCCCGCCCGACGTGGCCGTCATCACCGCCATCGGGCCCGTCCACCTCGAGCGCATGGGCAGCGAGGAGAACATCACCGCCGCCAAGGCCGAGATCCTGGAACGGGCCCGGGTGGCCGTTCTCAACGTCGACTCCCCCCACCTGGCCGAGCTGGCCGCCGGCCGCACGGCGGCGGGCCGGAAGGTGGTGCGGTGCTCGGGTGCCTCGCCCGACGCCGACGTCGCCGTGGTCGACGGTGAGGTGCGCGTCGGCGGACGCATGGTCGGCACGTCGGGCGGCGGGCACCCCACCAACGTGGCGTGCGCGGTGGCGGCCGCCCTGGAGGTGGGCGTGGCCGAGGACGACCTCGCGGCGCGCCTGGGGGGCCTGCCCACGGCCCAGCACCGCCTCACCGTGTCGACGACGGCCTCGGGGGCGACGGTCATCGACGACACGTACAACGCCAACCCGGCCGGCGCGGCCAGGGCGCTGGAGGCGCTGGCCCGCCACGGTGCGCCGGGGAAGCTGCGGGTCGTCGTCACGCCCGGCATGGTGGAGCTGGGCGGGCGCCAGCACGAGGAGAACGCCCGGTTCGCCGAGGCGGCGGCCGAGGCGGCCACCCACCTGCTGGTCGTCGGCCACACCAACCGGCGGGCGCTGCTGGAGGGCGCGGCCGGGCGGGGTGCGCGAGTGGTGCCGGTCGAGACGAGAGAGCAGGCTGTGGCGTGGGTACGGGACCACGTCGGCGAGGGCGACGCCGTCCTCTACGAGAACGACCTGCCCGACCACTTCCCCTGA
- a CDS encoding metallopeptidase family protein, whose translation MIDVPPERFGELVAEALDDLPPELGRLMENVAVVVNDTSPPAGLLGLYEGIPLTERYEYGGFALPDRITIFRRAICAVCDQEDEVTEQVRVTVVHEVAHHFGIDDDRLDELGWS comes from the coding sequence GTGATCGACGTGCCTCCCGAGCGGTTCGGTGAGCTGGTGGCCGAGGCCCTCGACGACCTCCCGCCCGAGCTGGGGCGCCTCATGGAGAACGTGGCGGTGGTGGTGAACGACACGTCGCCCCCGGCCGGGCTGCTCGGGCTGTACGAGGGCATCCCCCTCACCGAGCGCTACGAGTACGGCGGCTTCGCCCTGCCCGACCGCATCACCATCTTCCGCCGGGCGATCTGCGCCGTGTGCGACCAGGAGGACGAGGTCACCGAGCAGGTCCGGGTCACCGTCGTCCACGAGGTGGCCCACCACTTCGGCATCGACGACGACCGCCTCGACGAGCTCGGCTGGTCGTAG
- a CDS encoding TrpB-like pyridoxal phosphate-dependent enzyme gives MRWTLPPDKVPEAWFNVVPSLPTPLDPPLHPATREPVGPDDLAPLFPMALIGQEVSAEPWIDVPGEVLDVLRLWRPTPLVRATRLEQALDTPARVYFKDESVSPAGSHKPNTAVPQAFYNKAEGTTRLATETGAGQWGSALSFASALFGLDCMVYMVRASYDQKPYRRMMIETWGGRVVPSPVADASHPGSLGSAISDAVADAASRPDTHYALGSVLNHVLLHQTVIGLEAKEQLALAGEERPDVVIGSCGGGSNLGGLALPFVADEGVRLVAVEPSSCPTLTAGRFEYDFGDTAGMTPLLSMYTLGHDFVPPSIHAGGLRYHGDAPIISNLVRSGRMEAVAYPQSKVFEAAVQFARTQGTIAAPETSHAIRAVVDEALAAKEEGEERVILFGYSGHGLLDLSAYDDHLHDRLDA, from the coding sequence ATGCGCTGGACGCTGCCGCCCGACAAGGTCCCGGAGGCCTGGTTCAACGTGGTGCCGAGCCTGCCCACGCCCCTGGACCCGCCCCTCCACCCGGCCACGCGCGAGCCGGTGGGCCCCGACGACCTGGCGCCGCTGTTCCCGATGGCGCTGATCGGCCAGGAGGTGTCGGCCGAGCCGTGGATCGACGTCCCCGGCGAGGTGCTGGACGTGCTGCGGCTGTGGCGGCCCACCCCGCTGGTGCGGGCGACCCGCCTGGAACAGGCGCTCGACACCCCGGCCCGGGTCTACTTCAAGGACGAGTCGGTGTCGCCGGCCGGGTCGCACAAGCCGAACACGGCGGTCCCCCAGGCCTTCTACAACAAGGCCGAGGGCACGACCCGGCTCGCCACCGAGACCGGCGCCGGGCAGTGGGGGAGCGCCCTGTCGTTCGCCAGCGCCCTGTTCGGGTTGGACTGCATGGTGTACATGGTCCGGGCGTCGTACGACCAGAAGCCGTACCGGCGGATGATGATCGAGACGTGGGGCGGCCGGGTCGTCCCGTCGCCGGTGGCGGACGCGAGCCATCCCGGGTCGCTGGGCAGCGCCATCAGCGACGCCGTCGCCGACGCCGCCTCCCGCCCCGACACGCACTACGCCCTGGGCTCGGTGCTCAACCACGTGCTGCTGCACCAGACCGTCATCGGGCTGGAGGCGAAGGAGCAGCTGGCCCTGGCGGGCGAGGAGCGCCCCGACGTGGTGATCGGGTCGTGCGGCGGCGGGTCGAACCTGGGCGGGCTGGCGCTGCCCTTCGTGGCCGACGAGGGGGTCCGCCTGGTGGCCGTCGAGCCGTCCTCGTGCCCCACGCTGACGGCCGGTCGCTTCGAGTACGACTTCGGCGACACGGCGGGCATGACGCCCCTGCTGTCGATGTACACGCTGGGCCACGACTTCGTGCCGCCGTCGATCCACGCCGGCGGGCTGCGCTACCACGGCGACGCCCCCATCATCTCCAACCTGGTCCGCAGCGGCCGCATGGAGGCGGTCGCCTACCCGCAGTCGAAGGTGTTCGAGGCGGCCGTGCAGTTCGCCCGCACCCAGGGCACCATCGCCGCGCCGGAGACGAGCCACGCCATCCGGGCCGTCGTCGACGAGGCGCTGGCGGCCAAGGAGGAGGGCGAAGAGCGGGTGATCCTGTTCGGGTACTCGGGCCACGGGCTGCTCGACCTGTCGGCCTACGACGACCACCTCCACGACCGGCTCGACGCCTGA
- a CDS encoding ACT domain-containing protein — MPHFALSAVGADRPGIVAAVTGALAESGCNLEDSSMTILRGQFAIMLVVAGPEGLDAATLEKALAAPAADLDLVVHVRPIDEEVRPGPSGEPWSVAVYGADRPGIVHRFTSLLADAGVNVVDLTTRVIGEPARPVYAMILEVALPPGADGTDLSARLVALARELGVECSAHPSEADIL, encoded by the coding sequence ATGCCGCACTTCGCGCTCAGCGCCGTCGGCGCCGACCGGCCGGGCATCGTGGCCGCCGTCACCGGCGCCCTCGCCGAGTCGGGCTGCAACCTGGAGGACTCGTCGATGACGATCCTGCGGGGGCAGTTCGCCATCATGCTGGTCGTGGCCGGCCCCGAGGGGCTGGACGCGGCCACCCTGGAGAAGGCGCTGGCCGCCCCCGCCGCCGACCTCGACCTCGTCGTCCACGTCCGGCCGATCGACGAGGAGGTGCGCCCGGGCCCGAGCGGGGAGCCGTGGTCGGTGGCCGTCTACGGCGCCGACCGGCCCGGCATCGTGCACCGCTTCACGTCGCTCCTCGCCGACGCCGGCGTCAACGTGGTGGACCTCACCACCCGGGTGATCGGCGAGCCGGCCCGCCCCGTCTACGCCATGATCCTCGAGGTCGCCCTCCCGCCCGGCGCCGACGGCACCGACCTCTCCGCCCGCCTCGTCGCCCTCGCCCGCGAGCTCGGGGTCGAGTGCTCGGCCCACCCCTCCGAGGCCGACATCCTGTGA
- the def gene encoding peptide deformylase has translation MAVRPVLRLPEPVLKIRAAEVGKVDEACRDLAADLIDTMRASPACVGLAAPQIGVSLRAFAIDVTGHRKARSCHGEVVLFDPEVLVASDPVHGREGCMSVPDLTGDVARSTLVVVRGLTVDGEERVLRTDAFEARAVQHEMDHLDGLLFLDRVSSADAVFRRTVYR, from the coding sequence ATGGCGGTGCGGCCGGTGTTGCGGCTGCCGGAGCCGGTGCTGAAGATCAGGGCCGCCGAGGTGGGGAAGGTGGACGAGGCGTGCCGGGACCTGGCCGCCGACCTGATCGACACCATGCGGGCGTCGCCCGCCTGCGTCGGCCTGGCCGCCCCGCAGATCGGCGTGAGCCTGCGGGCGTTCGCCATCGACGTGACCGGGCACCGCAAGGCCCGCTCGTGCCACGGCGAGGTGGTCCTGTTCGACCCCGAGGTCCTGGTGGCGTCCGACCCCGTCCACGGGCGGGAGGGGTGCATGAGCGTGCCCGACCTGACGGGCGACGTGGCCCGCTCCACCCTCGTCGTGGTGCGGGGCCTGACGGTCGACGGGGAGGAGCGGGTGCTGCGCACCGACGCCTTCGAGGCCCGCGCCGTGCAGCACGAGATGGACCACCTGGACGGCCTGCTGTTCCTCGACCGGGTGAGCTCGGCCGACGCCGTGTTCCGGCGCACCGTCTACCGGTAG
- a CDS encoding PH domain-containing protein, with protein MPFPRKLLNEGEDIVLDLHPHWWYFVKPVVVLVAGIVGAVALRDVDAARIAFLVVIVVAAVWLAVVYAKWATTNVVVTTDRLIHRVGVLGKQGKEIPLERVNDIAVSQTLFERLIGSGDVTIESGGERGQQLFTDIPKPFLVQNVIYTEMERAGARDAARASGSRELSIPEQLEKLDELRQRGVITQAEFDAKKAQLLDRM; from the coding sequence GTGCCCTTCCCGCGGAAGCTGCTGAACGAGGGCGAGGACATCGTCCTCGACCTCCACCCGCACTGGTGGTACTTCGTGAAGCCGGTCGTCGTCCTCGTCGCCGGGATCGTGGGCGCCGTCGCCCTCCGCGACGTCGACGCCGCCCGCATCGCCTTCCTCGTCGTCATCGTGGTCGCTGCCGTGTGGCTGGCGGTCGTGTACGCCAAGTGGGCGACCACCAACGTGGTGGTGACCACCGACCGCCTCATCCACCGGGTGGGCGTGCTCGGCAAGCAGGGCAAGGAGATCCCCCTCGAGCGGGTCAACGACATCGCCGTGAGCCAGACCCTCTTCGAGCGGCTCATCGGCTCGGGCGACGTCACCATCGAGTCGGGTGGCGAGCGGGGCCAGCAGCTCTTCACCGACATCCCCAAGCCCTTCCTCGTCCAGAACGTCATCTACACCGAGATGGAGCGGGCCGGCGCCCGTGACGCGGCCCGGGCGTCGGGGTCGAGGGAGCTGTCCATCCCCGAGCAGCTGGAGAAGCTGGACGAGCTCCGCCAGCGGGGCGTGATCACCCAGGCCGAGTTCGACGCCAAGAAGGCACAGCTGCTCGACCGCATGTAG
- a CDS encoding Asp23/Gls24 family envelope stress response protein: MSQQATMVPDVQRGTPSLVGPQGRTSIADSVVAKIAGIAAREVAGVHQMGTGATRAFGSIKERLPVGGTGPNPTQGVKVEVGERQSAIDVDLVAEYGVSIPDVAESVRRNVIDRVQRMTGLEVTEVNIVVDDIWLGDESEPAEPRAQ; the protein is encoded by the coding sequence ATGTCCCAGCAAGCGACGATGGTGCCGGACGTCCAGCGGGGGACCCCCTCGCTGGTCGGGCCCCAGGGACGGACCTCGATCGCCGACTCGGTGGTCGCCAAGATCGCCGGGATCGCGGCACGCGAGGTCGCCGGCGTCCACCAGATGGGCACGGGCGCCACCCGGGCCTTCGGCTCGATCAAGGAGAGGCTGCCGGTGGGCGGGACCGGGCCGAACCCGACCCAGGGGGTGAAGGTCGAGGTCGGCGAGCGCCAGTCGGCCATCGACGTCGACCTCGTCGCCGAGTACGGCGTCTCCATCCCCGATGTCGCCGAGTCGGTGCGGCGCAACGTCATCGACCGCGTGCAGCGCATGACGGGCCTGGAGGTCACCGAGGTGAACATCGTCGTCGACGACATCTGGCTGGGCGACGAGAGCGAGCCGGCGGAGCCGCGGGCCCAGTGA
- a CDS encoding DnaJ domain-containing protein: MPPGDVLGVAPGASPREVRAAFRRFAAAHHPDRGGDPDRFRAGVDAYRRLTGTTTVPTPSTATADVVFHHRRRGLRRLAGLARRRRDARRLR, encoded by the coding sequence TTGCCGCCGGGTGACGTCCTCGGGGTCGCCCCCGGGGCCTCGCCCCGCGAGGTCCGGGCCGCGTTCCGCCGGTTCGCGGCCGCCCACCACCCCGACCGGGGCGGCGATCCCGACCGGTTCCGGGCCGGCGTCGACGCCTACCGCCGTCTCACCGGCACGACCACCGTGCCGACGCCGTCCACGGCCACGGCCGACGTCGTGTTCCACCACCGCCGCCGGGGTCTGCGACGGCTGGCCGGGCTGGCCCGCCGCCGCCGCGACGCCCGCCGGCTGCGCTGA
- a CDS encoding Asp23/Gls24 family envelope stress response protein: MSTTAVRPDDPTVPLPAGGGRLETELGVTTVAPRVCEKIAARAAAEVDGVEVVATGLSRLAPWSSSASAGATAEVSGHAVSVDLTVDVRYPLPVATTARRVRERVTARLGELAGLGVRGVTVTVTGLPARCRARPARAR; encoded by the coding sequence GTGAGCACGACCGCCGTGCGGCCCGACGACCCCACCGTCCCGCTGCCGGCCGGCGGCGGGCGGCTGGAGACCGAGCTCGGCGTGACCACCGTCGCGCCGCGGGTGTGCGAGAAGATCGCGGCACGGGCGGCGGCCGAGGTCGACGGCGTCGAGGTCGTGGCCACCGGGCTCTCCCGGCTGGCGCCGTGGTCGTCGTCGGCGTCGGCCGGCGCCACCGCCGAGGTGAGCGGCCACGCCGTGTCGGTCGACCTCACCGTCGACGTGCGGTACCCGCTGCCCGTCGCCACCACCGCCCGACGGGTCCGCGAGCGGGTGACGGCCCGCCTGGGCGAGCTGGCGGGGCTGGGCGTGCGCGGCGTCACCGTCACCGTCACCGGCCTGCCCGCCCGGTGCCGGGCCCGCCCGGCGAGGGCCCGGTGA
- a CDS encoding DUF6286 domain-containing protein: protein MTARLLHRAVAAALALALLAGGVVVAVEIAVAAFGAQPWVLPHGDWYRAGVADRWSSSEATWLFLAVAAAGVALLALQVARRRPDTVPLGGGSRAELSRRSLERSLARTAQRVDGVATARAKVSPARATVEAATNRRLVKDLQPRVAEATTARLRAVGLADTAVAVAVKARDER from the coding sequence GTGACGGCCCGCCTCCTGCACCGGGCGGTGGCCGCCGCGCTGGCGCTCGCCCTGCTGGCGGGCGGCGTCGTGGTCGCGGTGGAGATCGCGGTGGCGGCGTTCGGCGCCCAGCCCTGGGTGCTGCCCCACGGCGACTGGTACCGGGCGGGCGTCGCCGACCGGTGGAGCTCGTCGGAGGCGACGTGGCTGTTCCTGGCGGTGGCCGCGGCCGGCGTGGCCCTGCTCGCCCTCCAGGTGGCCCGCCGTCGGCCCGACACCGTCCCCCTGGGTGGGGGCTCGCGGGCGGAGCTGTCCCGGAGGAGCCTGGAGCGGTCTCTGGCCCGCACGGCCCAGCGGGTGGACGGCGTCGCCACCGCCCGGGCCAAGGTCTCGCCGGCGCGGGCGACGGTGGAGGCGGCGACGAACCGCCGTCTGGTGAAGGACCTCCAGCCCCGGGTGGCCGAGGCCACGACGGCGCGGCTGCGCGCCGTTGGGCTGGCCGACACCGCCGTGGCCGTGGCCGTGAAGGCGAGGGACGAGCGGTGA